The following coding sequences lie in one Balneola vulgaris DSM 17893 genomic window:
- a CDS encoding lycopene cyclase family protein codes for MKVEATYDLIIAGGGLSGLSLAYYLAEGGYKGKVLIVDSAFAPINDKTWCFWTKDTPPFKDVIYRTWNKAYFSALDMQTFLYLNEYSYYCIRSGDFKEFVLRRIQSLPNFEILEENVLDFSSNSNKAIMLTKNSVSYLADYIFQSIFDPSKRAPRKAKYPLIQHFLGYEIHTEHDVFDPATFTLMDFDNQFDDGVAFMYVLPFDHNRALLEFTVFSEELLEKGVYEDKIEEYMDSKFGLHHTEYKIERVEYGQIPMHDQEYPPTYGKNIINLGMVAGLTKPSTGYTFLKVQEYTKQLADALIAKQKPILPPKSSFRYRFYDLLLLHILSTSTEDSLAVFKDLFKNNSFDKVFSFLSEKTNFVEDLKIMSSVPSLPFLKAITQNLKLKNKPKNKNRTA; via the coding sequence TTGAAGGTTGAAGCAACATACGATTTAATAATAGCTGGTGGTGGGTTATCAGGTTTGAGTTTGGCCTATTATCTGGCCGAAGGTGGTTATAAGGGAAAAGTACTAATTGTGGATTCGGCCTTTGCCCCAATAAACGACAAAACATGGTGTTTTTGGACAAAAGACACTCCCCCCTTCAAAGATGTAATCTATCGTACATGGAATAAAGCATATTTCTCGGCACTCGATATGCAAACATTTCTGTACCTGAATGAGTATTCCTACTATTGTATTCGAAGTGGCGACTTCAAAGAATTTGTACTTCGAAGGATACAATCACTTCCAAACTTTGAGATACTTGAAGAGAACGTTTTAGACTTTTCTTCGAATTCGAATAAAGCCATAATGCTTACCAAAAACAGTGTGAGCTACTTGGCCGATTATATCTTTCAAAGTATTTTTGACCCCTCCAAAAGAGCACCAAGAAAAGCTAAGTATCCACTTATTCAGCATTTTTTAGGATATGAAATTCATACCGAGCACGATGTATTTGATCCAGCTACGTTCACACTCATGGATTTCGATAATCAGTTCGATGACGGTGTAGCCTTTATGTATGTGCTACCGTTTGATCACAACCGTGCCTTACTCGAATTCACTGTGTTTTCTGAAGAACTTTTAGAAAAAGGCGTGTATGAGGATAAAATTGAAGAGTACATGGATTCCAAATTTGGTCTTCATCACACAGAGTACAAAATTGAACGGGTCGAGTATGGTCAGATACCCATGCATGACCAAGAATATCCGCCTACCTATGGCAAAAACATCATAAACTTAGGAATGGTTGCCGGCCTCACTAAACCGAGCACCGGCTATACATTCTTAAAAGTTCAAGAGTATACAAAACAGCTCGCTGATGCATTAATAGCCAAACAAAAACCGATTCTACCTCCGAAGTCCTCCTTTCGATATCGGTTTTACGATTTACTACTACTTCATATTCTATCTACATCAACGGAAGATAGTTTGGCTGTATTCAAAGACCTTTTCAAGAATAACTCCTTCGATAAAGTGTTTAGCTTTTTGTCGGAAAAAACGAACTTTGTAGAAGACTTAAAGATTATGAGTTCAGTGCCTAGCCTTCCATTTTTGAAGGCTATCACACAGAATTTGAAGCTTAAAAATAAACCTAAGAATAAAAACCGTACTGCTTAA
- the chrA gene encoding chromate efflux transporter, with product MSKKGNLKEIALLFFKLGCIAFGGPAAHVAMMEEEVVTKRKWMSRQHFLDLMGATNLIPGPNSTEMTMHCGHERGGALGLFVAGICFIFPAVVITGILAWLYVEYGQLPAVEPFIIGIKPAVLAIIAGAIFKLGKKALKNWELGVLGALVLAVSLFGVNEVMALLAGGVLGALYFSIKNRVALNTPKSILPLLFLQGGTAAVTKIAAVKVFWTFLKVGAVLYGSGYVLFAYLDAELVTAGWMSRLELIDAIAVGQFTPGPVLSTATFIGYQLAGWQGAIAATAGIFLPSFLFVLLLNPLIPKMRQSKVLGYFLDSVNIAAVAVMVAVLFVMGKDTLTGWIPVTIALLSVFFTFGPKKLGAMWLVAGGSILGYLLHLI from the coding sequence ATGTCTAAAAAGGGAAACCTCAAAGAAATTGCATTATTATTTTTCAAACTAGGTTGTATCGCTTTTGGAGGGCCAGCCGCACACGTTGCCATGATGGAGGAGGAAGTGGTAACAAAGCGTAAGTGGATGAGTCGCCAACATTTCTTAGACCTAATGGGAGCCACCAACCTTATCCCAGGTCCAAATTCTACAGAAATGACTATGCACTGTGGACACGAACGCGGTGGTGCATTGGGTTTATTTGTAGCCGGTATTTGTTTCATCTTTCCTGCTGTTGTAATTACAGGAATTCTAGCATGGCTGTATGTTGAATATGGTCAACTACCGGCTGTAGAACCATTTATAATAGGTATCAAGCCAGCTGTACTCGCCATCATAGCAGGGGCTATTTTTAAGCTCGGTAAGAAAGCATTAAAGAATTGGGAGTTAGGAGTATTAGGAGCTCTTGTATTGGCGGTGAGCTTATTTGGGGTGAATGAAGTAATGGCTTTATTGGCCGGTGGTGTTTTAGGAGCCTTATATTTCAGCATAAAAAATAGAGTTGCTCTCAACACCCCAAAAAGCATCTTACCTCTACTGTTTTTACAAGGTGGAACTGCAGCTGTGACCAAAATTGCCGCTGTAAAAGTATTCTGGACTTTTCTAAAAGTAGGGGCTGTACTCTATGGTAGTGGTTATGTACTCTTTGCCTATTTAGATGCTGAACTTGTTACAGCTGGATGGATGAGCAGACTTGAACTGATCGATGCCATCGCTGTAGGACAATTTACCCCAGGACCTGTGCTAAGTACGGCAACCTTTATTGGATATCAACTAGCGGGATGGCAAGGTGCTATTGCTGCAACAGCAGGTATCTTTTTACCATCATTTCTTTTTGTGTTATTGCTGAATCCCCTCATTCCTAAAATGAGACAATCTAAAGTATTGGGCTACTTTCTTGATTCAGTTAACATTGCTGCCGTTGCAGTTATGGTAGCCGTGTTATTTGTGATGGGAAAAGACACTCTCACAGGTTGGATCCCTGTTACGATTGCTCTATTGAGTGTCTTTTTTACTTTTGGCCCCAAGAAACTTGGAGCCATGTGGTTAGTAGCAGGTGGTTCTATACTCGGATATTTACTTCACCTTATTTAA
- a CDS encoding porin: protein MNKIFKALLAVWVMFGISITVVAQTAEVNTLGKGISFAPEDNSYSLKLGMRFQSLYVGDYNLDTDEYTDQMLIRRARLKLSGHIYSEMFKYKVQLGLSNRDTRNSSKSGIVQNSATANMILDAVLMINPVKDFEIWIGQTTLPGNRERAISSQKLQFVDRSILNSSFNLDRDIGVQIRNKSKLGSKAILKEAFALSIGEGKDITTKNPGGYSYTGRVEFLPFGEFSSKGDYTGPDLAREKDLKMSLGYTYEYNDGAVRSRGHTGSFIYNNAGNLILNDLQTHLADLFMKYDGATLHLEYAERNKENEQAGFGSGTAYMGALGYVFKNDFGIAARTASISVNDRFSAFNEYSEYTLGLSKYIAGHNLKFQANAGLLDYVESDNYFKVQFHVEVAF from the coding sequence ATGAATAAAATATTTAAAGCCCTGCTTGCAGTATGGGTTATGTTTGGAATATCCATAACTGTAGTAGCACAAACGGCGGAAGTTAATACATTAGGGAAAGGGATTAGCTTTGCTCCAGAAGACAATTCATACAGTTTAAAACTGGGGATGCGTTTTCAAAGTTTATATGTGGGAGATTACAATTTAGACACCGATGAGTACACAGATCAGATGTTGATCAGAAGAGCTCGTCTAAAATTGAGCGGACATATTTACTCTGAAATGTTCAAGTATAAAGTACAGTTAGGCTTGAGTAATAGGGATACACGAAATTCAAGTAAGTCGGGTATTGTTCAAAACAGTGCTACTGCAAACATGATTTTGGATGCGGTTTTGATGATTAATCCAGTAAAAGATTTCGAAATCTGGATTGGCCAAACAACACTTCCAGGAAATCGTGAACGCGCCATCTCTTCTCAAAAACTACAATTTGTAGATCGAAGTATCTTAAATTCGAGTTTCAATTTAGACCGTGATATTGGTGTTCAAATTCGAAATAAATCGAAATTAGGTAGTAAAGCTATTCTTAAAGAAGCGTTTGCCCTTTCGATAGGGGAAGGAAAAGATATTACTACTAAAAACCCAGGTGGCTATAGTTATACCGGACGAGTAGAGTTTCTACCTTTTGGCGAGTTTAGTTCAAAAGGGGATTACACAGGTCCAGATTTGGCTAGAGAAAAAGATTTAAAGATGTCGCTTGGCTACACCTATGAGTATAACGATGGGGCGGTAAGAAGTAGAGGGCATACGGGAAGCTTTATTTATAACAATGCAGGAAATCTAATACTAAACGATCTTCAAACGCATTTAGCCGACCTATTTATGAAGTATGACGGTGCAACTCTTCATTTAGAATATGCGGAACGTAATAAAGAAAATGAACAAGCAGGTTTTGGAAGCGGAACGGCTTACATGGGTGCGCTAGGATATGTTTTTAAAAATGATTTTGGTATTGCAGCTCGCACAGCAAGCATTTCTGTTAATGATCGCTTTTCTGCTTTCAATGAATATTCAGAATACACATTGGGTTTATCGAAGTATATTGCAGGCCATAATCTAAAATTCCAAGCAAATGCTGGGTTATTAGATTACGTAGAAAGTGATAATTACTTCAAAGTACAATTTCATGTAGAAGTGGCTTTCTAA
- a CDS encoding Na/Pi cotransporter family protein has protein sequence MEFGFFELLNLLGALGFFIYGMKVMSEGIQKVAGTKMRQILRSMTSNRFKGVLTGFALTSLVQSSSATTVLVVSFVNAGLLSLVESVGVIMGANIGTTITAWLISIIGFKVKIATYALPIIAIGFPLMFVNKSKLKSWAEVLIGFALLFIGLSYLKEAVPDLRSNPEILAFLSNYTDLGFLSTLIFVGIGTLLTVVVQSSSAAMALTLVMANNGWIEFDLAAAMVLGENIGTTITANLAAIVANIHAKRAAAAHFIFNTFGVVWILIMMPFFLDAIDSYMVSNNGLSPFSNAESIPIALSIFHTSFNIINTLLLVGFVGFIAKTVTRMIPSKGEDEDFHLSYIGTGMMDTAELSLEEATKETAKFGEITSRMSGYLRELITTDKPKKQKKMLSKIKKYEEITDRIEDEVTKYLMSVSEGSLSNESTRKVAHLLSIANDLERIADIIYQISRDLEKFYEGDIIFNSEQKEGILKMIDAIDEAFEVMNENLNSDYNAVSIEVASEKEQAINTLKKKLLKKYIKRIENNMYNINSDSVYKDIFHACEKVGDHIINVSEAITGEKEVVPE, from the coding sequence ATGGAATTTGGTTTTTTTGAACTATTAAATCTACTCGGTGCACTTGGCTTCTTCATCTATGGTATGAAGGTGATGAGTGAAGGTATCCAAAAAGTTGCCGGTACTAAAATGAGGCAGATCTTACGATCAATGACCTCGAATCGTTTTAAAGGTGTACTCACTGGTTTCGCTCTCACCAGTTTAGTGCAATCTTCTTCAGCTACAACAGTATTAGTAGTAAGTTTTGTAAATGCAGGCTTACTTAGTTTAGTTGAATCAGTTGGGGTTATCATGGGGGCCAATATTGGTACCACTATTACAGCATGGCTTATTTCGATTATAGGGTTCAAAGTTAAAATTGCTACGTATGCCCTTCCGATTATTGCCATCGGTTTCCCTTTAATGTTTGTGAATAAGAGCAAACTTAAATCTTGGGCAGAAGTACTAATAGGTTTTGCACTTCTATTTATTGGTCTTTCTTACCTGAAAGAAGCTGTACCTGATTTAAGATCAAATCCAGAAATCTTAGCCTTTTTATCTAACTATACCGACTTAGGCTTCCTTTCAACCCTGATCTTTGTGGGTATTGGAACACTTCTTACTGTAGTTGTGCAGTCATCAAGTGCTGCAATGGCCTTAACTTTAGTAATGGCTAATAATGGATGGATTGAATTTGATCTTGCAGCCGCTATGGTATTAGGTGAAAACATCGGTACTACTATTACTGCAAACCTAGCTGCTATTGTAGCAAACATTCATGCAAAAAGAGCTGCAGCCGCCCACTTTATATTCAACACTTTCGGGGTGGTTTGGATTCTTATCATGATGCCATTTTTCTTAGATGCCATCGACAGCTACATGGTTTCCAATAACGGATTATCTCCATTCAGCAATGCGGAATCAATCCCAATTGCATTATCTATATTCCATACCTCCTTTAATATTATAAACACTCTATTACTGGTTGGATTTGTTGGCTTCATTGCTAAAACTGTAACTAGAATGATTCCTTCTAAAGGTGAAGACGAAGACTTCCACTTATCCTACATCGGAACAGGCATGATGGATACGGCGGAACTTTCACTTGAAGAAGCCACAAAAGAGACCGCTAAGTTTGGTGAAATCACTTCACGTATGTCGGGTTACCTTCGTGAACTTATCACTACTGATAAGCCAAAGAAGCAGAAAAAAATGCTTTCTAAAATCAAAAAATACGAAGAGATTACTGATCGTATTGAAGACGAAGTAACTAAGTACTTAATGAGTGTTTCTGAAGGTTCACTGAGTAACGAAAGTACACGTAAAGTTGCCCACCTCTTAAGTATTGCAAACGACCTTGAGCGTATTGCAGATATCATCTATCAAATTTCTCGTGATCTTGAGAAATTCTACGAAGGTGACATCATCTTTAATAGCGAACAGAAAGAAGGTATCCTCAAGATGATTGACGCTATTGATGAAGCTTTCGAAGTAATGAACGAGAACTTAAACTCCGACTACAATGCTGTTTCTATCGAAGTAGCTTCTGAAAAAGAGCAAGCTATCAACACCTTGAAAAAGAAGCTGCTTAAGAAGTACATCAAGCGTATCGAAAATAACATGTACAACATCAATAGTGATTCAGTGTACAAAGACATCTTCCACGCTTGTGAGAAAGTAGGTGATCACATCATTAACGTGAGTGAAGCCATCACTGGCGAGAAAGAAGTAGTTCCTGAATAA
- a CDS encoding RsmE family RNA methyltransferase — protein MQLFYSPKEYWQNDQSVEIHGQEAKHITKVLRHNIGDTIFVADGNGAQFKGEIVETRKEFVRLNLTQGERVQPAKIRKVLALGTIKKRDRLEFAIEKAVELDASEICLFDADHSERSRLNEDRLQTLIISAFKQSNRAFMPSLTILGSLDEVYKNYKGYTFLMAHERTPTTERPKALQADNNVLLVGPEGGFSQREIELQTNCEQGAFVSLGSHRLRAETAVAAFLSHYTFSAED, from the coding sequence ATGCAATTGTTTTATTCACCTAAAGAGTATTGGCAAAACGACCAAAGTGTGGAAATACATGGTCAAGAGGCCAAGCATATCACTAAAGTGCTCCGACATAATATTGGAGATACTATCTTTGTTGCTGATGGGAATGGCGCTCAATTTAAAGGAGAAATCGTTGAAACTAGAAAGGAATTCGTAAGGTTAAACCTTACTCAAGGTGAACGGGTTCAGCCTGCTAAAATTCGAAAAGTACTCGCCTTAGGTACTATTAAGAAACGAGATCGCTTAGAGTTTGCCATTGAAAAAGCAGTGGAGCTTGATGCTTCCGAAATCTGCTTGTTCGATGCAGACCATTCAGAGCGAAGTCGCTTAAACGAAGACCGATTGCAGACTTTGATAATCAGTGCTTTTAAACAAAGTAATCGAGCTTTTATGCCTTCGTTAACCATTTTGGGTTCTTTGGATGAGGTATACAAAAACTACAAAGGGTATACCTTCTTGATGGCTCATGAACGAACTCCTACTACTGAACGACCAAAGGCCCTTCAAGCTGATAATAACGTCCTGTTAGTAGGTCCAGAAGGTGGATTTTCACAACGTGAAATAGAGCTGCAAACCAATTGTGAACAGGGAGCTTTTGTATCATTGGGCTCTCACCGGCTACGTGCTGAAACAGCGGTTGCAGCGTTCTTATCTCATTATACCTTTTCCGCTGAAGACTAA
- a CDS encoding 2'-deoxycytidine 5'-triphosphate deaminase codes for MSVSSKEVRLHTKGILPVQKLKILRDLGILDSHPDYPIQDDQFQPNSLDLRLGEVAYRVRCSFLPENETVTQKIDSLEQYSFSIKDGAVLEENCVYIIPLLERLNLPKAHYTTQNGVPEQTDEVKLFSLENLSAKANPKSSTGRLDVFTRVITDYSHRFEEITPGYQGQLYLEVVPKSFSIKVKTGQRLNQLRVRHGFEVVSDQDLLRIHASDPLLFDEQIKPVSMEQIKVNKGLFMSVQLKGEPGEVIGYKAKKHNNFIDLENLNHYEVDEFWEPIYSTPEARLILEPEAFYIFASKERIRVPAKLACEMMAYDTGSGELRTHYAGFFDSGFGGSVEDKGARAVLEVRSHDVPFMIEDGQTLFSMQFEPNTEVPEFIYGTEIESNYQGQGLKLGKHFKQQ; via the coding sequence ATGTCAGTATCCTCTAAAGAAGTTCGTTTACACACAAAAGGCATATTGCCTGTACAAAAATTAAAGATTCTAAGAGATCTAGGGATTTTAGATTCCCACCCAGATTACCCTATTCAGGATGATCAATTTCAGCCAAATTCATTAGACCTTCGATTAGGTGAAGTAGCCTATAGAGTTCGATGCAGTTTTCTGCCTGAAAATGAGACGGTTACTCAAAAAATTGATAGTCTAGAACAGTATTCATTTTCAATAAAAGATGGAGCGGTACTCGAAGAAAACTGTGTGTATATCATACCGCTATTAGAGCGACTCAATTTACCAAAGGCGCATTATACCACTCAGAACGGAGTGCCTGAACAAACGGATGAGGTGAAGTTATTTTCACTTGAGAATTTATCGGCGAAGGCGAATCCAAAGAGTTCTACAGGCCGATTAGATGTATTTACCCGAGTAATTACGGATTACTCCCATCGCTTTGAAGAGATCACCCCAGGTTACCAAGGGCAATTATATCTAGAGGTAGTACCCAAATCCTTTTCTATCAAAGTAAAAACAGGGCAGCGACTAAATCAGTTGCGCGTTCGCCATGGTTTTGAAGTGGTTTCGGATCAGGACTTATTGCGAATTCATGCTTCCGATCCATTGTTATTTGATGAACAGATCAAGCCCGTTTCAATGGAACAGATTAAGGTGAATAAAGGACTTTTTATGAGTGTGCAGCTTAAAGGCGAACCGGGTGAAGTGATAGGCTATAAAGCTAAGAAGCACAATAACTTCATCGATCTTGAGAACTTAAACCATTATGAAGTGGATGAGTTTTGGGAACCCATTTATTCAACTCCCGAAGCTCGTTTAATTCTAGAACCCGAAGCTTTCTATATCTTTGCTTCTAAAGAACGGATTCGTGTGCCTGCTAAACTCGCTTGTGAGATGATGGCCTATGATACTGGCTCAGGTGAATTACGCACTCATTACGCTGGCTTCTTTGATAGTGGCTTTGGTGGAAGTGTGGAAGACAAAGGAGCACGCGCAGTGCTTGAAGTACGATCACATGATGTTCCATTTATGATTGAGGATGGCCAAACATTGTTTAGTATGCAATTTGAGCCAAACACTGAGGTTCCAGAGTTTATTTACGGCACTGAAATTGAAAGTAACTATCAAGGGCAAGGTTTAAAGCTCGGTAAACATTTTAAGCAGCAATAA
- a CDS encoding HAD hydrolase-like protein → MDKIKLVIWDLDETFWNGTLSEEGIQLISSNIEVVKTLTNRGIINSIVSKNTYTDAQEQLKKAGIWDYFVFPKIEWDSKGTLIKQVINQCQLREENVLFIDDNHINLEEASFHNPKLHTATPNFIPEILTHPAFIGKDDSSHSRLKQYKVLEQKSAAQKDFGDNIEFLRTCNIVVQEIVGDEVINHLDRAYELLERTNQLNYTKIRSSKSELIELINNPVYSTSLIKVHDTFGDYGIAGIYSHNTSTHTLLHFTFSCRILNLGIPQYLFSKLNKPAINIIPDVAEPIQYERNVDWINWTNSNKAQIHKSNSSRNNLKVLLKGGCDLSQLTFYLQNKPFLIKEETNYVADNNFAIHQEHTQTLLNTVSLNQSVKEEITESKHIPFIDSNYFNTEVFKLDFDVFVYSLLMDYSQDLYQHKDHKYLIPFGSYNLSWDNEADHDQILADLKNRNLEFERESLQKFSAEFINHGPISNENLIHNLNQIRERIPLHIPIILINGVEVESPHPAEYDLHFRHAELNACIDQYIMKNENVFLLDMRNIVTDQNQLTNNIRHYRRSVYQKMSIDLVQLLNDIYDEKFPTDISTTTKWKDSTYEYVSPFIQLLKKLKRKIPI, encoded by the coding sequence ATGGATAAGATTAAACTAGTGATCTGGGATCTTGATGAAACTTTTTGGAATGGCACCCTATCAGAAGAGGGAATTCAATTAATCTCATCGAATATTGAAGTAGTTAAGACGCTAACAAACCGTGGTATCATCAACAGTATTGTTTCTAAAAACACCTACACTGATGCACAAGAGCAACTAAAGAAAGCAGGTATTTGGGATTACTTTGTATTTCCTAAAATTGAATGGGATTCAAAAGGCACACTGATTAAACAGGTTATAAATCAATGCCAACTAAGAGAAGAAAACGTCCTTTTTATCGACGACAATCATATAAACTTAGAAGAGGCTAGTTTTCATAATCCTAAGTTACATACAGCTACCCCAAATTTTATCCCTGAAATACTTACTCACCCAGCTTTCATAGGTAAAGATGATTCCTCTCATTCTAGGCTAAAGCAATATAAAGTGCTTGAACAAAAATCTGCCGCCCAAAAAGATTTTGGAGATAATATTGAGTTTCTTCGCACCTGTAATATCGTAGTGCAGGAAATTGTTGGTGATGAGGTAATCAATCACTTAGACAGAGCCTATGAATTACTTGAAAGAACAAATCAACTCAATTACACCAAAATAAGATCTTCAAAATCTGAGTTGATTGAATTAATCAATAACCCAGTTTATTCAACATCACTAATTAAGGTTCATGATACGTTCGGTGATTATGGTATTGCTGGTATTTATTCTCATAACACCTCTACTCATACACTACTTCATTTTACCTTTTCTTGTAGGATTTTAAACTTAGGTATCCCGCAGTACCTATTTAGTAAACTAAATAAGCCTGCAATTAATATTATTCCTGATGTGGCTGAGCCTATTCAATACGAAAGGAATGTGGATTGGATTAATTGGACCAACTCTAATAAAGCTCAAATTCATAAATCGAACTCAAGTCGAAACAATTTAAAGGTCTTGCTAAAGGGTGGCTGTGATTTAAGTCAACTCACATTTTATCTACAAAACAAACCCTTTCTTATAAAAGAAGAAACCAACTACGTAGCTGATAACAATTTTGCCATTCATCAAGAACACACCCAAACTCTTTTAAATACCGTAAGTCTGAATCAAAGTGTAAAAGAAGAGATTACAGAATCGAAGCATATTCCATTCATCGACTCCAATTATTTTAACACTGAAGTGTTCAAACTCGACTTTGACGTTTTTGTATACAGTTTGCTTATGGATTATTCTCAAGATCTATATCAGCATAAAGACCACAAATATTTGATTCCTTTCGGTTCGTACAACCTAAGTTGGGATAATGAAGCAGATCATGATCAAATTTTGGCCGACCTAAAGAATAGAAATTTAGAATTCGAACGTGAAAGCCTTCAGAAATTCAGTGCTGAATTTATAAACCATGGTCCCATTTCGAATGAAAATTTGATTCATAATTTGAATCAAATAAGAGAAAGAATCCCTCTTCATATTCCAATTATTCTAATAAATGGAGTTGAAGTTGAATCACCTCACCCTGCTGAATACGATTTACATTTTCGCCATGCAGAATTAAATGCATGTATTGATCAATACATAATGAAAAATGAAAATGTATTTCTATTGGATATGCGAAACATCGTAACCGATCAGAATCAATTAACTAACAACATTAGACACTATAGAAGATCGGTTTACCAAAAAATGTCTATCGATTTAGTACAATTACTAAATGATATTTATGACGAGAAATTTCCGACAGATATTAGCACCACCACAAAATGGAAGGATTCCACTTATGAGTATGTATCTCCATTCATTCAACTATTAAAAAAGTTAAAACGAAAGATTCCTATTTAA
- a CDS encoding HD domain-containing protein: MKESHGSQKRKYTGEPYWNHVFRVAELVSHYERGEGIIEIALGHDLIEDTQCTKDSLYQKLIELEYTSSVAQRITDGVCDLTDEYIKEAYPQLNRKERKAKEAERLSSISPTSQSIKYADLIDNVQSIVTYDKGFARVYLDEKSQILKGMREGNKELLKECEKVMKEGYRYL, translated from the coding sequence GTGAAAGAATCTCATGGTTCACAAAAGCGAAAGTACACGGGAGAACCTTATTGGAATCATGTATTCAGAGTGGCAGAACTAGTGTCCCATTATGAAAGAGGTGAGGGGATTATAGAAATTGCTTTGGGCCATGATTTAATTGAAGACACACAGTGTACCAAAGATTCGCTATATCAAAAATTGATAGAACTTGAGTACACGTCTAGTGTTGCACAAAGGATTACCGATGGTGTATGTGATTTAACCGATGAGTATATCAAAGAAGCCTATCCACAGTTAAATCGAAAAGAACGTAAAGCAAAAGAGGCGGAGCGTTTAAGTAGCATTTCACCCACTTCGCAAAGCATTAAATATGCAGATTTGATTGATAACGTACAGTCTATTGTTACCTACGATAAAGGCTTTGCACGTGTGTACCTCGACGAAAAGAGCCAAATCCTTAAAGGGATGAGAGAAGGGAATAAAGAACTGCTCAAAGAATGCGAAAAAGTGATGAAAGAAGGGTATAGGTATCTTTAA
- a CDS encoding EVE domain-containing protein, with protein sequence MSNRNYWLMKSEPDAYSIDDLQRDQVEPWDGIRNYQARNFMRDDMKIGDRVFFYHSNAKPIAIVGTMEVASEPYPDPTQFDPNSKYFDEKSKESDPRWQLVDVKFIQKFENPVTREAMKNEPALEEMHIFKRSRLSITPITEQEWIKVHEMAGAEIK encoded by the coding sequence ATGAGTAATAGAAATTATTGGTTGATGAAATCAGAACCAGATGCTTATAGCATCGATGACCTTCAAAGAGATCAAGTAGAACCTTGGGATGGTATCCGAAATTATCAGGCCAGAAATTTCATGCGAGACGATATGAAAATAGGAGACAGAGTGTTCTTCTATCATTCGAATGCAAAACCCATTGCTATAGTGGGAACCATGGAAGTTGCTAGCGAACCTTACCCAGATCCAACACAGTTCGATCCAAATTCAAAATACTTTGATGAAAAGAGTAAAGAGTCTGATCCACGCTGGCAATTAGTGGACGTTAAGTTCATTCAGAAATTTGAAAATCCAGTGACAAGAGAGGCTATGAAAAACGAGCCAGCTCTGGAAGAGATGCATATTTTTAAGAGAAGTAGACTCTCGATTACCCCTATAACCGAGCAAGAGTGGATCAAAGTCCACGAAATGGCAGGTGCCGAGATAAAGTAA